A genomic stretch from Engraulis encrasicolus isolate BLACKSEA-1 chromosome 10, IST_EnEncr_1.0, whole genome shotgun sequence includes:
- the dnajc11a gene encoding dnaJ homolog subfamily C member 11a: protein MAAALDEDEIDNDDYYSLLNVRREATQDELKQSYRRLCMLYHPDKHRDPELKRQAEQLFNLVHQAYEVLSDPQSRAIYDIYGKRGLDVEGWEVVERKRTPAEIREEYERLQREREERRLQQRTNPKGTISVGVDATDLFDRYEEEEYEDAPSGGLPHVEINKMHISQSIEAPLTTKDTAILSGSLSTHNGNGGGNFTLALRKVTSAKGWGEVEFGAGDTHGPLFGFKVFRNLTTRCFVTGQCGMQFSSRGIRPGVTTVLARHLDKNTMGYLQWRWGTQSSMNTSIVRDTKSSHFSLAVQLGIPHTFMMMSYQYKFQDDDQTKLKGSVKSGFFGTVVEYGAETKISRHSVLGATVSVGVPQGVSLKIKLNRASQTYFFPIHLTDQLMPSAIFYATVGPLLFYLAVQRLVIRPYVSAQKEEDLEKRRQSSATDIARKKEEAESAVLLMQESVRRIIEAEESRMGLIILNAWYGKFVTDNSRRHERARVIDVTVPLQCLVKDSKLILTEASKGGLPGFYDPCVGEEKSLKVLYQFRGVMHQVLSADTEPLRIPKQSHRIDNDT, encoded by the exons ATGGCGGCGGCCTTGGACGAGGATGAAATTGATAATGATGACTACTATTCCCTTCTTAATGTCAGAAGAGAG GCTACACAGGATGAGCTGAAACAGTCCTACAGAAGACTTTGCATGCTATACCACCCTGACAAACATAGAGACCCTGAGCTTAAGAGACAAGCGGAACAACTCTTTAATTTGGTGCACCAAGCCTATGAAG TTTTAAGTGACCCCCAGTCCAGAGCTATATATGACATCTATGGCAAAAGAGGGTTGGACGTGGAGGGATGGGAG gtggtggagagaaagaggactCCGGCGGAGATTCGAGAGGAGTACGAGcgtctccagagagagagagaggagaggaggctgcagcAGAGGACCAACCCCAag GGCACAATCAGTGTTGGAGTGGACGCCACAGACCTGTTTGACCgctatgaggaggaggagtacgaAGATGCACCAAGCGGAGGCCTTCCTCATGTTGAGATCAACAAGATGCACATATCTCAGTCTATAGAG GCGCCTCTGACCACCAAAGACACGGCCATCCTCTCCGGCTCGCTTTCCACACACAACGGCAACGGCGGGGGAAACTTCACCCTGGCCTTGCGCAAAGTCACGTCTGCCAAGGGCTGGGGAGAG GTGGAGTTTGGTGCTGGAGATACGCATGGGCCTCTTTTTGGATTCAAAGTCTTCCGTAACTTGACAACTCGCTG CTTTGTGACGGGCCAGTGCGGTATGCAGTTCTCGTCCCGCGGCATCCGTCCGGGCGTGACCACGGTGCTGGCGCGTCACCTGGACAAGAACACCATGGGCTACCTGCAGTGGCGCTGGGGCACTCAGTCCTCCATGAACACCAGCATCGTCCGAGACACTAAGAGCTCCCACTTCAGCCTCGCTGTGCAG CTGGGAATACCTCACACCTTCATGATGATGAGCTACCAGTACAAGTTCCAAGATGATGACCAGACCAAGCTAAAGGGATCGGTCAa GTCAGGCTTCTTTGGTACGGTGGTGGAGTACGGTGCGGAGACAAAGATCAGTCGACACAGCGTTCTGGGAGCGACTGTCAGCGTCGGAGTGCCTCAGGGCGTCTCGCTAAAAATCAA GCTGAATCGAGCCAGCCAGACCTACTTCTTCCCCATCCACCTGACGGATCAGCTGATGCCCAGTGCCATCTTCTACGCCACGGTCGGCCCTCTCTTATTCTACCTGGCCGTGCAGCGGCTCGTCATCAGGCCTTACGTGAGCGCCCAGAAGGAAGA GGACCTGGAGAAGCGCCGACAGAGTTCTGCCACGGACATCgccagaaagaaagaggaggccgAGTCCGCC GTTTTGCTGATGCAGGAGTCCGTACGCAGAATCATTGAAGCCGAGGAGTCCAGAATgg gTCTGATAATCCTTAACGCTTGGTACGGAAAGTTTGTGACGGACAACAGCAGGAGGCACGAAAGGGCAAGGGTCATCGACGTGACGGTGCCGCTGCAGTGTCTGGTGAAGGACTCCAAGCTGATCCTCACAGAAGCCTCAAAG GGTGGTTTACCTGGGTTCTATGACCCGTGTGTGGGGGAGGAGAAGAGCCTGAAGGTTCTCTACCAGTTCCGAGGAGTGATGCACCAAGTGCTGTCTGCCGACACAGAACCTCTCAGGATACCGAAACAAT CTCACAGAATTGACAATGACACCTAG